The stretch of DNA GCAAACTCACCCACAAATGTTATTTGTGGCATGGGTTTGCAGAACAAAATCCCCTGATGTGATATCGGGGAGAGGAGTATCGGATATGGCAAGAAACTGGATGAGATGGATGGGGCTGTTCCTGCTTTTAGGAACGGTGGTAATCCTGAGCCAAGGCGGATGCCTTGATATGAGTAGCAAAACAAGTGATAACACCGGCGATAGCGGCGGTGGGACGAACTATAGTTATTACATCTCCGGCCGGGTGCTATCCAACAGCGGTCCGCTCCAGAATGTGGTAATGACCATGGGCGGCGCCATGTCCAACAGCACCAGCACGGATATGAACGGCAATTACACCTTCCTGGTCAACAACGGAAATTACATTATTACCCCCAGCCTGTCCGGCTATTCATTCAGCCCGGGCAGCATGGCTTTGTCCATAAACGGCTCCAACTGGAGCGGCGTGAATTTTACGGCCAGCACATCGGCCGGCGGTTCGACCTATACCATTTCCGGTAACATTTCAGGCGGCGTCGGTTCCGGCGCGACGGTTATGTTAAACGGCCCGTCCAGCGCCAGCACCATGACTGATGGTATCGGCAACTACACATTCCCCGGACTGGTCAACGGTAACTATACGATTTCGGCCAGCAAGCCGGGATTTACGATTACTCCGAACAGCCAGAATGTAAGCGTTAGCAGCGCCAACCGGACCGGCATTAATTTTACCGGCTCGACTTACGGCGGCACGACCTATACCATCAGTGGCCGGGTAGTCACCAACACATCAGCCGGCGTAGGCGATGTGATGATGACCCTGAACGGTTCGATGTACCTGACCATAAACACCAATCCGGATGGTTACTTTACATTCTTTAACGTTCAGAACGGTTCTTACACCCTGACCCCGAACAAGATGGATTACTATTTTGCTCCCTCGAGCATTTCCCTGTTTGTCAATAACTCCAATATGGTAAACCAGGACTTCACGGCGACGCAGGCAGTGGCCAACACCTATGGTATTTACGGCCAGCTGAATGGCGATGGAAACGTAGTCGGCAACCAGACGGTTAACCTGTCCGGCACGACTTCCAGGAGCACGGTAACGGATTTCTCGGGTTTTTACAGCTTCGAAGGCCTGACCAACGGCACTTACACGGTTGATCCGGCGGTTACCACGGTGCCGGATAATAGGAGCGTAACTATTAACAATGCCGATTCCTACGGCAACAATTTTGACGTGGCCACGACCTTCAGCATTTCAGGCAACATTACCTACAGCGGTTTCCAGCAGGGTGTGATGTTTGTTTTCGTGGTATGGGATAACAGCGGCCTCGATACGACTGAGTGGGGCACTGCGATTGCCTGGATGGGTCCGCCGCAGGCTACCCGTTCATACACTGTAAGAGGCGTTAGGTCCGGCAACTACAAGATATTTGCCATGCTCGACACCTCCATTGGCAACTTTAATGCCAGGGCTAATGCCAACGACCCGTCCGGCGTTTCCGGTTCGATAGCACTCAATGCTAATTATATCAACGCGAACGTGACCGTGGCTGACGCGGGCGCAGTCACAGCCGCGGCTCCGACTAATGTTATGGCCATCCCGGGCGCCGGCGGATTCATGCTGTTCTGGGATACGCCAGTGATTAGCGACACGGAAGCAGCTTCAGCCTATAATATTTATTACGGTACGAATCCGGCCATTACGCCAACGGTGCCGTCCAGTTACAGCACTAAGGTTCAAGTGCCGGCCAAGGATGATGCCCATTACTTTAAGGGCGGATTAACCGATGCGACAGACTATTACTTTGTGTTGG from Candidatus Brocadiia bacterium encodes:
- a CDS encoding carboxypeptidase regulatory-like domain-containing protein, with product MARNWMRWMGLFLLLGTVVILSQGGCLDMSSKTSDNTGDSGGGTNYSYYISGRVLSNSGPLQNVVMTMGGAMSNSTSTDMNGNYTFLVNNGNYIITPSLSGYSFSPGSMALSINGSNWSGVNFTASTSAGGSTYTISGNISGGVGSGATVMLNGPSSASTMTDGIGNYTFPGLVNGNYTISASKPGFTITPNSQNVSVSSANRTGINFTGSTYGGTTYTISGRVVTNTSAGVGDVMMTLNGSMYLTINTNPDGYFTFFNVQNGSYTLTPNKMDYYFAPSSISLFVNNSNMVNQDFTATQAVANTYGIYGQLNGDGNVVGNQTVNLSGTTSRSTVTDFSGFYSFEGLTNGTYTVDPAVTTVPDNRSVTINNADSYGNNFDVATTFSISGNITYSGFQQGVMFVFVVWDNSGLDTTEWGTAIAWMGPPQATRSYTVRGVRSGNYKIFAMLDTSIGNFNARANANDPSGVSGSIALNANYINANVTVADAGAVTAAAPTNVMAIPGAGGFMLFWDTPVISDTEAASAYNIYYGTNPAITPTVPSSYSTKVQVPAKDDAHYFKGGLTDATDYYFVLESVSNSVTSSPTTVISTTIGAQTGGYTVSGTVTLPTGDPGIVGKWLYVGAYAEDKNNLTIYTSGYQIPAGPPATIDYSIPGVVNGAYMLFMVIDMNGDGVINSNDYQNTNGGNMDMVMVNNASLTKNVTVPSSKVVAYVQTNHHRDMDYGDNYSVNVSVVDGKCTPITVTLLSGPNVFGPTDLAKEWEFRSWIDFRSARPNIGDTYTLDVGFANVTSETVTASVTGVIDNFAGSLNVTSGVTPTFSWAAPTSAPAVYSYRIRVEEEFTDGYGWTWSNYVWETWDNLPSTQTSIVFNDDTRASISALVSGHTYRWSIAVQDSATGNSSNITTRFVR